The following nucleotide sequence is from Hippopotamus amphibius kiboko isolate mHipAmp2 chromosome 11, mHipAmp2.hap2, whole genome shotgun sequence.
TGCTGTAGACAGCACCTACTTCTCTTTCATGGCATGGATGGTGTACAGGGTGGTTTTCCCTAAGCTTTCGGGAAAACCACCCTGTACACCATCCAGGGGAAAGGACAAGGGAAATTCTGAAGCAGAGAAAAAAGCTCCCTCTGATTCATCAGTTTTTGTAGGCTATGAAAAGACATCCATCCCAtgagcaagaatatacaaaagtGGAAATTCTAAAACAGAATCCTATTAAGATGCAGGCTAGAGGAGGCTGTTGACTGTGCTGACTGCCAAGCTTTTCAGAGGCAAGAGGTCTGGTGAGGTCAGATATAAGTGTATTTAAAAGCTGGTGAAGAAGACTGAGGTGACCAGAATTATCTTTTGATATGACTGTATTAACAAGCCTCCTTTGATCCCTTTGTCAGATAGAGAAAGGTGGAGTATATCCTGACTTCCCTGTGCTGACTGATACTCCCCCAGACAACTCTGATTTGTCAATGgttcatatctttaaaaattcaggGTATACTTTGTGCTGGAGACACTGCAACTTCTTAACACTCTGTAAAGGAAGCTACTCCTTTGCCAATATCTACTCGATGACTTGACTAGTTGTTCTAATATGAGCATCTTTGCTAAAGATTTAAGAGTTAACCTCTATACTGAAAGTACACATAACTTCGGGGGTTTTGTGATTTTGGAAGCTATAATATAGAAACATGGAGATTTTTATCTGTTTGGGAGTCtcaattaaaaatcagaaaatgggagtccaactcgaggatggaagatgccttagaggactggggcggggagggtgggggggactcgaggaggggggagtcaagaaagggagggaacacggggatatgtgtataaaaacagatgattgaacttggtgtacacccaaaaaaataaaaaaataataattcaaaaaaaaaattagaaaatgttgggagttccctggtcaCCTagtaggattctgggctttcactgctgtggccctggttcaatccctggttgggggactgaAATCTGTAAGACGTCTGGCACAGcgaaaaaaacaacacaaacaaacaaacaaaaaagaaaatgttaatgattTATTAGAGGAAAAATAGCATCTGAAAAATAGCTTAATTATGAATATTGAATCCTATTCTAGAGGCAGAACTTTGAAGCTAAAGAAAAATGCCCTAGACAACTACTATTGATATTGTAAGAAACAGTTTCTCAATATGATTTTAAGAATCCAGAACAACAGTCTACCATTACAGAAAGATATTGGCCATCTCAAAACTCTCATACGTAGCAAAGGACTTTGGTGTTCCCAAGATGACCATCTGGTGGCACCTAATTCATTTTCCAGAACTTTGATGCTTAAATTACATGAAAGCACCTATAATGGCGAAGACTAATTCCTCTGAACTTTCCAAATTCATTGTCAGGAAAACTTTACCCAAGAAGCTCTCTGGGTAGCTGAATCTTTTCTATCTGTATTTATCATACCTCCcctcccaaaaaaagaaaagaaaaactaaagttaTGGCAAGACTTCAATCCTTTATCTCAAAGACCTTTTGGATATTTACAAATAGATTTGATTCAATTgtccaaatgttttaaaaattaaatgtgtttcaATAATATCTTCAAAAGTAAAATTGTGTAATTTTTGGTTGGAGTGAAGCTTTCTCTTCCAAAAGACTAACACTTTAACTTGGTGTTGCCCAATAGAATTTTTTACAACAATGGAAATATTGGATATCTGCACTGTCCAAATGGTAGCTATTAGCCACaggtggctactgagcacttgaagtgGAACTAGGGCAACAGCTCTGTTACCAAAATATAGTATCATTTAAAGTTTACAGAGTTTATTTCTCTACTTGGGAAATACCTTCAGCACTCTTAATTGACAGAGAAATACACTTCAGAGGTGAGATTCTTAAGGTTCTCCCGTTAAGACATACATTTCATTGTCCTTATTCTCAAAACTTTGAGAAAGTAGTACAAATTCATGTCTTctttaaaacaacattttcaaGTCTTCAAAAGAGCTTTCTGTAGCCTACAATTCTACCTTTAGTCgtattaaaagataaactgaagcaTATTAAAAACTTTCAGTTTACTtgagcaaaaatcaattcaaatcaGGCAGACCAAGCCAGAAATGGTTAGGAGAGCTGTTCTGACAAGAGCTTATATAAAGAAggtgcagaagcaaagaaagaaaattatttgattggctataactcaaagcctagttggctgtttgtgattggtccttattgtttctgttttgtaacctTGAAGCATTTACCGCCTTAGTTTTAGTTTGCTTATGTGGGCATTTAGAGCCACCTCAGTCTACTGGCCTCCTTGTTCAATTAATTTAACAGCCCTAACGTAGGCAGATTCGGTAGGGGGTCcatggagaaagagaaccaggcacagctttcttgacataagagaagccattttaagcctaagccattttgtgatctgatcctggccacaatgcttgcccttgcAGAAGAAGTCTCAGTAGTTAACGATTTTAAGGGAACAAAACATATAAGAACAAACAGCTATTACCAGACCAGGGAAATAACTTAACCATATCAGAGACAATATAACAGTtataaagactcccagttctgtttcaaagGTAAAGATTGGCCTGAAGCACATTCTTGCGCTTTTGTGCACGGTCCAAACCTTCTCAAACGCTCAACCATAAGACTAACTGGAAACTAAGGAATGATGATGTTCACCTTTGCTGACCCTCATGACTTCAGTCAACTACAGCCTGGACTCTCTTaacctttgccccaattctatgccAGTTCTCTTCTGCTCAAGCCCCTGCATGAATATGCATgcacccttagcttaaaacttccccaattctGCTGTTCAGGGACACACAGCTCTGAGAAATATCCCAGTGTTCTCCTTGCtgtaagtaataaatccttccttctcccactctttggcttggttgtatCTTTCAGCTCAACACTCACCAAGAGGTGAACTCAGTTTTCAGGTTCACTGAGATAATATGATCTATGCCACAAAATCCCCATAAACCTTTAACATAGGCAGTGCTCCGCGGCACCAGTCCCGGCCGGGAGCTGTGAGGCTTGGGGGCGGCAGCGCGGCCCCCCCCGCGCCACGGGCGAGGAGCAAGCGCGCCGGCGTGAGCGGCGGGTGTGAGGGCTGCGGGGCAGGGGATTCGCCGCCGCCGAGATGCCGCAGTTCCTGGAAGACCCCTCGGTCCTGACGAAAGAGAAGTTGAAGAGTGAGTTGGTCGCCAACAACGTGACGCTCCCGGCTGGGGAGCAGCGCAAAGACGTGTACGTGCAACTCCACCTGCAGCACCTCACGGCGCGCAACCGGCCGCCGCTCGCCGCCGGCGCCAACAGCAAGGGGCCCCCGGACTTCTCCAGCGACGAGGAGCGCGAGCCCACCCCGGTCCTCGGTTCCGGGGCCGCCGCCGTGGGCCGCAGCCGCGCCGCCGTCGGCAGGAAAGCCACAAAGAAAACTGATAAACCCAGACTGGAAGATAAAGATGATCTAGATGTAACCGAACTCTCTAATGAAGATCTTCTGGATCAGCTTGTGAAATATGGAGTAAACCCTGGTCCTATTGTGGGAACAACCAGGAAGCTATATGAGAAAAAGCTGTTGAAACTGAGGGAACAAGGAACAGAATCTAGATCTTCTACTCCTCTGCCAACAATTTCTTCTTCAGTGGAAAATACAAGACAGAATGGAAGTAACGACTCTGACAGATACAGTGACAATGAAGAAGACTAAAATAGATCTCAAGCTTGAGAAGAGAGAACCACTAAAGGGCAGAGCAAAGACTCCGGTAACACTCAAGCAAAGAAGAGTTGAGCATAATCAGAGCTATTCTCAAGCTGGAGTAACTGAGACTGAATGGACAAGTGGATCTTCAAAAGGCGGACCTCTGCAGGCATTAACTAGGGAATCTACAAGAGGGTCGAGAAGAACTCCGAGGAGAAGGGTGGAAACTTCAGAACATTTTCGTATAGATGGTGCAATAATTTCAGAGAGTACTCCCATGGCTGAAACTATAATGGCTTCAAGCAACAAAACCTTAGTTGTCAATAGGGTGACTGGAAATTTCAAGCATGCAGCTCCTATTCTGCCAATCACTGAATTCTCAGACATATCCAGAAGAACACCAAAGAAACCACTGACCAGAGCTGAAGTGggagaaaaaacaaggaaagaagagTAGAAAGGGATATTCTTAAGGAAATGTTTCCCTTCGAAGCAGCTACACCAACGGGAATTAGTGCTAGTTGCTGCAGACCAATCAAAGGCGCTGCTGGCCGGCCATTAGAACTCAGTGATTTCAGGATGGAGGAATCTTTTTCATCTAAATATATTCCTAAGTATGTTCCCTTGGCAGATGTCaaatcagaaaagacaaaaaaggggCGCTCCATTCCCATGTGGATAATAATTTTCCTCTTTGTTGTTGtggccatttttttgtttttggtctatCAAGCTATGGAAACTAACCAAGGAAATCCATTCTATAAGTTTGTTTCTAATGACTCTAAAAACGTCAACTGAATGATATATCTTTGGCACATTCAACTTGGTCTCCTGTTTTTAATAACTGTATAAAAAGACATTTGGGTACACTGTTGactcaagaacaaacaaaaatgtgattTCAGCTCAATAaatgtagtattccattgaaaaacaaggaagatATATATAAATGGACTTCATTTAATGTTTTGGACTTTGGACTAGTAGGAGATCACTTCGTGCcatataaataatcttttttagcTCTGGAACTTTTTtgtaggctttatttttttaatgtggacatcttatttcttttttgagaaaaaatgtatattgtttttGTGTATTTGGGAAACAAGAAGGGCAAAACATGATAGTATAATGTGAAGCTACACATTTAAATACTTTGAATTCttacagaaaagatttttaagaattattctctgctgaataaaaatgtgaaatgtgaaaTTCGGTGAGAGAAAAAATAACATGGGATTGTACTTTTTGTAACTGCAACCAAGTTTGATGGTGTTTGTGGGGGAAAGTACAGCGATAATCTCTTCTGTAACCTTTATTAATAGTAATGTTATTGTTGTAGCCCTATTGTACTCACTTTTTAAAGGATATCTAGTATCATGAATGTCCTACTTCAGTAAGATCCATTTAAATGCAGTTGATTTTTAGCAGGGATCTATCAGTGCAACTTATACATGTTTCAGAGAACTGTTAGCTGGCTAGCATGTTTTTAAAGACTGTTTAGCTAGCTATAAAGCTATAATTGGAAACTTGTACTTTTTATTTACAGCAAAACAATTACTCTATCAATCCAATTTgttaccaaaatattttttagatataTAAGTATGTGTGTTTAGAAGTTAGAAATTTTAAACACCAGTCTTAGGTACCATCTGGATTCATTACTGAATTATCTTCTGTTACCAAAAACAAATTTTGCCAAGGTTTTTTTGCCCTATTTTCCAACATAATTTGATTTGAAAGTGCAAAAAGTATGTGCTTTTAAATTACATAGTAAACTTTCCTTGGCTACATAGTAgttaatacataaatttataaactcTGAAATTGAGGCGGGCATTATGATTTTTGTTTACTCTCAAAATGGTTAACTTTatctgtgtggttttttttttttaagctaaaactTACCTCGTGTATAACTTTGTTCAGTAAAGTAGTAGGTAATTGAAATTGCAttagaatcaaaacaaaaattttgaattaaTCATTTGAGTTTCAACTTTACAGTCATTGACAATAAAGCAcattacaaatgtaaaaaaaaaaacaaaaaacctttaacatataacattgttaGAGAAATCTATAAAGTTTAGACTAATTCTTCCTTTGGCAGATTCTATCTTGTTACTGACAGAGTGCAGGACGTACTACCCCTACATATGGCACTTTAGCATATTggatattttaagctgaaggaatttgagaaaataGCAGAAGCAGAAAGGTCACTCTGACCTTCCTCCATTACCTTTCTTTCCTGAAACAGGTTATAAAAGGTACCTGTGACAGGTATTCTCCATATGCAGGAAAAAAGCATCCTTACCTCCAAAGACAAAGGGATGCCAAGGAGAAAGAAGACCCCTAAAGACATGCGCCTTGCTAAATTTCCCCCATTTACCACAATGTCCTTAACCAGTGTCgatgaaaaattaatatatagttgatctaagaaagaaatggaaaatatcatttgagccaacctgaggattataacttGGAAGACAGTCtttcagacagctctgaggaCTCTTCTACCCATCAGAGGTCAAAGTAtagttatataagtttttgagacaaTATGTCATTGATGAATATGTCAAATGACATACTGACATTTATACAATCCAGATCTACATGTATAAAGTGAGCAGTGGGTCATCCAGACCCCTTACAAGTTTAAGGAGGAATGTTATCTCCTAAGGATGTCTGGTTAATGCAGATGCATGATACACACTAAAGGGGAGAGAGGACACccaaaaggacagagaaaaaattcatgtttaaaattttcttatcttGCCATAAAATACGAATTTCATTTCACCATCTATCAATCATATTCCTGCATGACGATCCACTATGCCTCAAACCTAGTGTAAAATACTGAAGTCTAActatttctttgggtcttcattttcttatgaGGGTTCCCATGTCATAATAAAACTTATATTAAACAAATCCgtgtgcttttctcctgttaatctgtctttattGTTTCAATGTTCAACTTTCTCTATCGTTTCAATAGTCAGGGACCCTAAAAGTGTcaaggaaaatgttttccttcctACGTTACATTCCAATTTTGCAAGTATTGTCAAAATCAAATGTCAAGTATACAGTCCAGCAGGTACAGTTGCAAGAGATACTACCAGACCCACACATACATGAGTCAGGAAACTGAGTATTTTGGAAAAGACAGCGTGGAAGGTCAATCTTAGAACTACATTAGGAAAGGATTGTTTCAGgtattgtgtttgtttgtttgttttggccatgccttgcggcaagtgggatcttaatTTCCCCAATCAAGGATGGAACCAGTGCCCCTGGCAGTGGAGGCcaggagtcttaatcactggaccgccagggaagtaccTCAGGTATTGTTAAACACAAATATTCCCTTAAACTCTGGAGCAAACACTCACTATCAGGTTTAGCCTGGGCAAAAAGTGCTTATgccctggggcctctccccaaTGATACTAGGGCTCCCAGAATTCTCTCCTCAAACAGCCCTGATCCTCCCTTCTTCAAGGCCCTGCACAGACCTCCTTCTGAATATATCCTTCTGGGGACAGACCATGACATTAGTGTGCATGGTCCTAGG
It contains:
- the LOC130831663 gene encoding LOW QUALITY PROTEIN: lamina-associated polypeptide 2, isoforms beta/gamma-like (The sequence of the model RefSeq protein was modified relative to this genomic sequence to represent the inferred CDS: inserted 3 bases in 2 codons); translated protein: MPQFLEDPSVLTKEKLKSELVANNVTLPAGEQRKDVYVQLHLQHLTARNRPPLAAGANSKGPPDFSSDEEREPTPVLGSGAAAVGRSRAAVGRKATKKTDKPRLEDKDDLDVTELSNEDLLDQLVKYGVNPGPIVGTTRKLYEKKLLKLREQGTESRSSTPLPTISSSVENTRQNGSNDSDRYSDNEEDXKIDLKLEKREPLKGRAKTPVTLKQRRVEHNQSYSQAGVTETEWTSGSSKGGPLQALTRESTRGSRRTPRRRVETSEHFRIDGAIISESTPMAETIMASSNKTLVVNRVTGNFKHAAPILPITEFSDISRRTPKKPLTRAEVGEKTXERRVERDILKEMFPFEAATPTGISASCCRPIKGAAGRPLELSDFRMEESFSSKYIPKYVPLADVKSEKTKKGRSIPMWIIIFLFVVVAIFLFLVYQAMETNQGNPFYKFVSNDSKNVN